One genomic segment of Aquipluma nitroreducens includes these proteins:
- a CDS encoding glycoside hydrolase family 43 protein encodes MNTSYFGFIAGLILCCNSLFAQVNSAHNPIIWADVPDISVIRVGDTYYMSSTTMHMAPGVPVMKSKDLVNWEMASYAYQILDDVDAMNLVNGKSTYGRGSWASSIRFHNGMYYISTYAQTTDKTYIYKTKDIEKGPWETTSFSPGIHDASLWFDDDGKIYLISGVGKLHIVELKDDLSGIKEGTDRILIENANAPLGQNVGLGEGSQLFKVNGKYYLFNIAWPRGGMRTVVVHRADQITGPWEGRVALQDQGVAQGGIIDTPDGRWFAYLFQDHGSVGRIPFLVPMKWEGGWPIIGVNGKVPETLDLPASKGLIPGIVNNDEFTRKKNEPALPLVWQWNHNPDNSLWSVTERKGYLRLKTGRIDSLFLKSRNTLTQRTFGPVCSGTTMLDASGMKDGDFAGLTAFQRKFGQVGVKIVNGQKQVFMVSNKTDKPTELQSIPLSQNKIYLKIDCDFRDKIDVAKFYYSLDGKTWNVIGGELKMEYTLMEHFMGYRFGLFNYSTKTPGGYADFDFFHISDQITKN; translated from the coding sequence ATGAATACATCTTATTTTGGTTTTATTGCAGGATTAATCTTATGCTGCAATAGTCTTTTTGCACAGGTTAATTCGGCCCATAATCCAATTATTTGGGCCGATGTTCCTGATATTTCTGTGATTCGCGTAGGCGATACGTATTACATGAGCAGCACAACAATGCACATGGCTCCCGGAGTTCCGGTAATGAAATCGAAAGACCTTGTAAACTGGGAAATGGCAAGTTATGCCTATCAGATTCTGGATGATGTAGATGCGATGAATCTCGTCAACGGCAAAAGTACTTATGGCAGAGGTTCGTGGGCAAGCAGTATCCGGTTTCATAATGGGATGTATTACATTTCGACCTATGCCCAAACAACCGACAAAACCTATATTTATAAAACGAAAGACATTGAAAAAGGCCCTTGGGAAACCACTTCATTTAGCCCGGGGATTCATGATGCTAGCTTGTGGTTCGACGACGATGGGAAGATTTACCTGATATCCGGTGTGGGTAAGTTGCATATTGTGGAGCTGAAAGATGATCTTTCAGGAATAAAGGAAGGAACCGATCGGATTTTAATTGAAAACGCCAATGCACCTCTTGGTCAGAATGTTGGCCTTGGTGAGGGTTCGCAGCTTTTTAAGGTAAACGGGAAATATTACCTCTTCAACATTGCGTGGCCGCGTGGCGGAATGCGCACCGTGGTGGTTCACCGTGCCGATCAGATTACCGGACCATGGGAAGGGAGAGTGGCGCTTCAGGATCAGGGAGTGGCACAGGGTGGAATAATCGATACACCTGATGGTCGTTGGTTCGCTTATTTATTTCAGGACCATGGTTCAGTTGGCCGAATTCCTTTTCTTGTTCCGATGAAATGGGAAGGCGGCTGGCCAATTATTGGAGTCAATGGAAAAGTTCCGGAAACACTTGATTTGCCTGCCAGCAAAGGTTTAATTCCGGGAATTGTGAACAACGATGAGTTTACCCGAAAGAAGAACGAACCGGCATTGCCATTGGTTTGGCAGTGGAATCACAATCCGGATAATTCGTTGTGGTCGGTTACCGAACGAAAAGGTTATTTGCGCCTGAAAACGGGCCGAATCGACAGCTTGTTTTTAAAATCAAGAAACACTTTGACACAGCGCACCTTTGGTCCGGTTTGTTCAGGCACTACGATGCTTGATGCTTCAGGAATGAAAGATGGCGATTTTGCCGGTTTGACTGCCTTCCAGCGAAAATTTGGCCAAGTAGGAGTGAAAATTGTCAACGGGCAAAAACAGGTTTTCATGGTCAGTAACAAAACCGACAAGCCTACCGAATTGCAAAGTATACCGCTGTCGCAAAACAAAATTTATCTGAAGATTGACTGTGATTTCAGGGATAAAATTGATGTCGCCAAATTTTACTACAGCCTCGATGGTAAAACATGGAACGTGATAGGTGGAGAATTAAAAATGGAATACACCCTGATGGAACATTTTATGGGCTATCGTTTCGGGTTATTCAATTACTCGACCAAAACGCCCGGCGGGTATGCCGATTTCGACTTTTTCCACATCAGCGATCAGATTACAAAAAACTAG
- a CDS encoding alpha-L-fucosidase — MKRCLFIGIIFTLSLFEFGCKKVDGPAPFGPVPTENQMRWQEMEYYAFIHFSLNTYTDQSWGYGNEDVGLFNPTELDARQWARICKEAGMKGIIVTAKHHCGFCLWPSKYTEYSVKNAPWKNGKGDVIRELADACKEYGLKLGIYLSPWDRNSADYGKPEYITYFRNQLTELLTNYGDIFEVWYDGANGGTGWYGGANENRKIDRTTYYDWKNTYKLVRKLQPNIVIWNDGGDRADLRWVGTEGGWVGETNWSLLNATGDVPFDMLHYGVENGDSWVPAEVNTSIRPEWFYHPGEDSKVKTLPQLMDTYYNSVGRNGTFLLNFPIMPNGLIHPNDEKAALDLAAAVKEAFADNLAKNAKAEASNSRGNSQKFGASKAIDETTDSFWATDDEVKTASLTIDFGKPTTFNRFMAQEYIRQGQRVKAFSIEALVDGNWKEIAKATTIGYKRILRFPTVTATQIRFSITDSKACPVISNIGVYNAPQILTAPTIIRNQAGEVTIIPADTESEIYYTLDGSEPTSSSIKYINPVQTGDGKVEVKAIAFDPASGKSSAVTGEQFDISRKDWKIIGIQDEKAYRILDGNLSTAWRHGNETKLPVDLVIDLGKELTLSEFKYYPEQNSWQPSTITNYEFYISMDGKNWKKTSEGEFSNIKNNPLWQTKKFDRVNARFIKFRALKNTEDNNNIGYAEFHLITD, encoded by the coding sequence ATGAAACGTTGCCTTTTTATCGGAATTATTTTCACACTCTCTTTGTTTGAATTCGGATGCAAAAAAGTGGATGGTCCGGCACCATTTGGTCCGGTACCCACCGAAAACCAGATGCGCTGGCAGGAAATGGAATATTATGCTTTTATCCATTTTTCATTGAACACCTATACCGACCAATCGTGGGGGTATGGAAATGAAGATGTCGGCCTGTTTAATCCAACAGAACTAGATGCCAGGCAATGGGCGCGCATTTGCAAAGAGGCCGGAATGAAGGGAATCATCGTCACTGCAAAACACCACTGCGGTTTTTGCTTGTGGCCTTCGAAGTACACCGAATATTCGGTAAAAAATGCGCCATGGAAAAACGGGAAAGGCGATGTAATTCGCGAGCTGGCCGATGCCTGTAAGGAATATGGATTGAAGCTGGGAATTTATTTGTCACCGTGGGACAGGAACAGTGCTGATTACGGAAAGCCTGAATACATCACTTATTTCAGAAACCAGCTTACCGAACTCCTGACAAATTATGGCGATATTTTTGAAGTGTGGTATGATGGTGCTAACGGCGGAACCGGCTGGTATGGCGGTGCCAACGAAAATCGTAAAATCGACCGTACAACCTACTACGACTGGAAAAATACCTATAAACTCGTTCGTAAATTGCAGCCCAATATCGTAATCTGGAACGATGGCGGCGACCGTGCCGATTTGCGCTGGGTGGGAACCGAAGGAGGCTGGGTTGGCGAAACCAACTGGAGCTTGTTAAATGCTACCGGCGACGTGCCTTTTGATATGCTGCACTATGGCGTGGAAAACGGCGATTCGTGGGTTCCGGCTGAAGTAAACACTTCAATTCGTCCTGAGTGGTTTTACCATCCTGGTGAAGACTCGAAAGTGAAAACCCTGCCGCAACTGATGGATACCTACTATAATTCGGTAGGGCGAAACGGGACTTTTCTGCTTAATTTTCCGATTATGCCAAACGGTTTGATTCATCCGAACGATGAAAAAGCCGCACTTGATTTAGCCGCTGCTGTGAAAGAAGCATTTGCCGATAACCTGGCGAAAAATGCCAAAGCCGAGGCCAGCAATTCACGTGGAAATAGCCAAAAATTCGGGGCATCCAAAGCCATCGACGAAACAACTGATAGTTTTTGGGCGACTGATGATGAGGTGAAAACAGCATCGTTGACTATCGACTTCGGAAAACCAACCACTTTCAATCGTTTTATGGCTCAGGAATACATTCGCCAGGGACAACGTGTTAAAGCTTTCTCGATTGAGGCGTTGGTTGACGGAAACTGGAAAGAAATTGCCAAAGCCACAACCATTGGTTATAAACGTATTTTGCGCTTCCCAACGGTTACAGCCACACAAATACGTTTCAGTATTACCGACTCAAAAGCTTGTCCGGTGATTTCGAATATCGGAGTTTATAACGCCCCGCAAATTCTCACTGCGCCAACCATTATCCGGAATCAGGCAGGTGAAGTTACTATCATCCCGGCCGATACCGAATCGGAAATTTATTATACACTGGATGGCAGCGAACCAACCTCAAGTTCGATAAAATACATAAACCCAGTCCAAACCGGTGATGGAAAAGTTGAAGTAAAGGCTATCGCTTTCGACCCTGCATCTGGGAAAAGCAGCGCGGTAACCGGGGAGCAATTTGATATTTCGCGGAAAGACTGGAAAATTATTGGAATACAGGATGAAAAAGCTTATCGTATTCTGGATGGAAACCTGTCAACAGCCTGGCGCCACGGCAACGAAACAAAGCTTCCTGTTGATCTGGTAATCGACCTTGGCAAAGAACTAACGCTGAGTGAATTTAAATATTATCCCGAACAGAATTCATGGCAACCCAGTACAATTACCAACTACGAATTTTATATTTCAATGGATGGTAAAAATTGGAAAAAAACCAGCGAAGGCGAATTCTCAAACATCAAAAATAATCCACTTTGGCAAACTAAGAAATTTGATAGGGTGAATGCCCGTTTCATTAAGTTTCGGGCTCTTAAAAATACCGAGGACAACAACAACATTGGTTATGCCGAATTTCATCTGATCACCGACTGA
- a CDS encoding glycoside hydrolase family 127 protein, with protein sequence MNKLVYLILFTFLVFEGSLYSEAQNKLYPNEFPLSDVKLLEGPFKHARDLNIEVLLKYDVDRLLAPYRKEAGLPEKAKSYPNWEGLDGHVGGHYLSALAMNYAATGNAECKRRMDYMISELKACQEANAQKYPDWGVGYVGGIPNSAGLWPKIKSGEVGVIWKYWAPYYNIHKMFAGLRDAWLYTGNADAKQIFLNFCDWAITITQDLSDKQMEDMLANEHGGMNEVLADAYQISGDEKYLAAAKRYSHKMFLDPLSQGIDMLDNKHANTQIPKFIGFERIAELGHDAKYDKAGSFFWETVTTNRSLAFGGNSRREHFPAKESCIDFVNVNDGPESCNSYNMLKLTEDLFRAHPAAKYADYYERTLFNHILSTQHPEHGGYVYFTPARPRHYRVYSAPNEAMWCCVGSGMENHGKYNQFIYTHSKDSLFLNLFIASELNWKENGVKIRQETSFPYEEQTKLTITEGAASFKLLVRYPAWVGKGALKIVVNGKDVDCSELPSSYVCINRKWKKGDVVQLTFPMHNTIEHLPNVPEYIAFMHGPILLGAKTGTEDLKGLIADDGRWGQSSSGEFLPVDKAPILIDDDIQNIGNKLIPVKDKPLNFTLNVKMANPTELTLEPFSKIHDARYMMYWLALSNSGYKAYTDSLVNIENEKLALEKRTVDQVAPGEQQPEVDHAMLLEKSNKGNNLNEFFREARDGGYFSYDLATKSETNLSLMVRYWGAEWGTRKFDISIDDEKLVNEDNTGKWNLSMFKDVVYPIPDAMVTGKNHVRVKFQALPESTAGAVYYIRLIRKNS encoded by the coding sequence ATGAATAAACTAGTTTATCTGATTCTATTTACTTTCCTTGTTTTTGAGGGAAGTTTATATTCTGAAGCTCAAAATAAATTGTATCCCAACGAATTTCCTTTGAGTGATGTGAAACTTCTTGAAGGACCGTTCAAACATGCTCGCGACCTGAACATCGAAGTTCTTTTGAAATACGATGTCGATCGTTTACTGGCGCCTTACCGCAAAGAAGCCGGATTGCCCGAAAAGGCGAAAAGTTATCCGAACTGGGAAGGCCTCGACGGACATGTAGGAGGTCATTACCTGTCGGCGTTGGCAATGAATTATGCGGCTACCGGAAATGCCGAATGCAAAAGGCGCATGGATTATATGATTTCGGAACTAAAAGCCTGCCAGGAAGCCAATGCACAGAAATATCCCGACTGGGGTGTGGGATATGTCGGAGGTATTCCGAACAGTGCCGGTTTGTGGCCAAAGATTAAATCGGGAGAAGTGGGCGTAATTTGGAAATACTGGGCGCCCTACTACAACATTCACAAGATGTTTGCCGGACTTCGGGATGCCTGGTTGTATACCGGAAATGCCGATGCCAAACAAATTTTTCTGAATTTTTGCGATTGGGCAATCACGATTACTCAGGACTTGTCGGATAAGCAAATGGAAGATATGCTCGCTAACGAACATGGTGGCATGAATGAAGTGCTTGCCGATGCTTACCAGATTTCAGGAGATGAAAAATACTTGGCTGCCGCGAAACGTTATTCTCACAAAATGTTCCTCGACCCGTTGTCGCAGGGAATTGATATGCTTGATAACAAACATGCCAATACCCAGATTCCGAAATTTATAGGTTTCGAGCGGATTGCAGAGCTTGGTCATGATGCAAAATACGATAAAGCGGGTAGCTTTTTCTGGGAAACGGTAACAACCAACCGTTCGTTGGCATTTGGTGGCAATAGCCGAAGGGAACACTTTCCAGCCAAAGAGTCGTGCATCGATTTTGTCAATGTAAACGACGGCCCCGAATCATGCAATTCATATAATATGCTCAAATTAACCGAAGATTTGTTTCGGGCGCACCCAGCGGCAAAATATGCCGATTATTACGAACGTACCCTATTCAATCACATTCTTTCAACTCAGCATCCCGAACACGGCGGATATGTTTATTTCACTCCGGCACGTCCGCGTCATTACCGGGTTTACTCAGCGCCAAACGAAGCCATGTGGTGTTGCGTCGGCAGTGGTATGGAAAACCACGGTAAATACAACCAATTCATTTACACGCATTCAAAAGATTCTTTGTTCCTGAATCTTTTTATTGCTTCCGAACTCAACTGGAAAGAAAACGGCGTGAAGATCAGACAGGAAACTAGTTTCCCATACGAAGAACAAACAAAACTTACAATTACGGAAGGAGCTGCAAGTTTCAAATTGTTGGTTCGTTACCCGGCATGGGTAGGCAAGGGCGCTTTGAAGATTGTTGTGAACGGAAAGGATGTTGACTGTTCCGAACTTCCTTCATCTTACGTTTGCATCAACCGGAAATGGAAGAAAGGGGATGTGGTTCAACTAACTTTTCCCATGCACAATACCATCGAACATTTGCCGAATGTTCCTGAATACATCGCTTTTATGCACGGGCCGATTTTGCTGGGTGCCAAAACCGGAACTGAAGATTTAAAAGGCTTGATTGCAGACGATGGCCGTTGGGGACAATCTTCAAGCGGAGAATTTTTACCAGTTGATAAAGCCCCAATCCTGATCGATGACGATATTCAAAATATTGGGAATAAGTTGATCCCTGTGAAGGACAAACCTCTGAACTTTACCCTGAATGTAAAAATGGCCAATCCCACCGAACTTACGCTGGAACCCTTTAGTAAAATTCACGATGCCAGGTATATGATGTATTGGCTGGCTTTGTCAAATTCAGGTTACAAAGCATACACCGATTCATTGGTAAACATCGAAAATGAAAAACTTGCCCTTGAAAAACGCACTGTCGATCAGGTAGCTCCTGGCGAGCAACAACCCGAAGTTGACCATGCCATGCTACTGGAAAAATCGAACAAAGGCAACAATTTAAATGAGTTTTTTCGTGAGGCGCGCGATGGAGGCTATTTCAGTTACGATCTGGCAACAAAGTCGGAAACCAATCTCAGCCTGATGGTTCGCTATTGGGGTGCTGAATGGGGAACCCGCAAATTCGACATATCTATTGACGATGAAAAGCTGGTAAACGAAGACAATACCGGGAAATGGAACTTGTCGATGTTTAAAGATGTGGTTTATCCCATACCAGATGCTATGGTAACAGGAAAAAACCATGTCCGCGTTAAATTTCAGGCGCTTCCAGAAAGCACGGCAGGAGCGGTTTATTACATCAGATTAATAAGAAAGAATAGCTAA